Proteins from a genomic interval of Pseudomonas versuta:
- the thrC gene encoding threonine synthase: MRYISTRGQAPALNFEDVLLAGLASDGGLYVPENLPRFTQEEIASWAGLPYHELAFRVMRPFVTGSIPDADFKKILEETYGAFSHAAVAPLRQLNGNEWVLELFHGPTLAFKDFALQLLGRLLDYVLEKRGERVVIVGATSGDTGSAAIEGCKHCENVDIFILHPNNRVSEVQRRQMTTLFGENIHNIAIEGNFDDCQEMVKASFADQDFLKGTRLVAVNSINWARIMAQIVYYFHAALQLGGPHRSVSFSVPTGNFGDIFAGYLARNMGLPINQLIVATNRNDILHRFMSGNQYAKDTLHATLSPSMDIMVSSNFERLLFDLHGRNGAAVAALMETFKQTGNFSVEDDRWTEARRLFDSLAVDDEQTCETIAQVFAETGEVLDPHTAIGVKAARECRRSLDIPMVILGTAHPVKFPDAVEKAGVGKALELPAHLADLFEREERYTVLANDLKAVQAFVSQHGNRGKAL; this comes from the coding sequence ATGCGCTATATCAGCACCCGTGGCCAGGCACCGGCCCTGAATTTTGAAGATGTCCTGCTGGCCGGTCTGGCCAGTGATGGCGGTTTGTACGTACCGGAAAACCTGCCGCGCTTCACCCAGGAGGAAATCGCTTCCTGGGCAGGCTTGCCGTATCACGAACTGGCTTTTCGGGTTATGCGCCCGTTTGTCACCGGCAGCATCCCTGACGCTGATTTCAAAAAGATTCTCGAAGAGACCTACGGCGCGTTTTCCCACGCAGCGGTAGCACCACTGCGCCAGCTCAATGGCAACGAGTGGGTGCTGGAGCTGTTCCACGGTCCTACGCTGGCGTTCAAGGACTTTGCCCTGCAACTGCTCGGGCGTCTGCTGGACTACGTGCTGGAAAAACGTGGCGAGCGCGTGGTCATTGTCGGCGCGACCTCCGGTGATACCGGGTCCGCTGCCATTGAAGGCTGCAAGCACTGCGAAAACGTCGACATCTTTATCCTGCATCCCAATAACCGGGTGTCGGAAGTACAGCGTCGCCAGATGACCACGCTGTTCGGCGAAAACATCCATAACATTGCCATCGAAGGCAACTTCGATGACTGCCAGGAGATGGTCAAGGCCAGCTTTGCTGATCAGGACTTCCTCAAGGGTACGCGTCTGGTCGCAGTGAACTCGATCAACTGGGCGCGAATCATGGCCCAGATCGTTTACTACTTCCATGCGGCCCTGCAGTTGGGCGGGCCGCATCGCTCGGTTTCGTTCTCGGTGCCTACCGGTAACTTTGGCGATATTTTTGCCGGCTACCTGGCGCGCAACATGGGCTTGCCGATCAATCAGTTGATCGTTGCCACCAACCGTAATGACATCCTGCACCGCTTCATGAGCGGCAACCAGTACGCCAAGGACACGCTGCACGCGACCCTGTCGCCGTCAATGGACATCATGGTGTCCTCCAACTTCGAGCGTCTGCTGTTCGATTTGCACGGTCGTAATGGCGCGGCAGTTGCCGCCCTGATGGAAACTTTCAAGCAAACCGGCAACTTCAGCGTCGAAGACGATCGCTGGACCGAAGCGCGCCGTTTGTTCGATTCGCTGGCAGTCGATGACGAGCAGACCTGCGAAACCATTGCCCAGGTGTTTGCCGAAACGGGCGAAGTGCTGGATCCGCATACGGCGATCGGTGTCAAGGCTGCCCGTGAGTGTCGCCGCAGCCTGGATATCCCGATGGTCATTCTGGGTACGGCGCATCCGGTCAAGTTTCCTGATGCCGTCGAAAAGGCCGGTGTAGGTAAAGCGCTTGAGCTGCCTGCGCACCTTGCCGATCTGTTTGAGCGCGAAGAGCGCTACACAGTCCTGGCCAATGACTTGAAGGCTGTGCAGGCCTTTGTCAGCCAGCATGGCAATCGCGGCAAGGCCCTGTAA
- a CDS encoding homoserine dehydrogenase — MNPVKVGICGLGTVGGGTFNVLKRNAEEIARRAGRGIQVAQIAMRTPNPQCDITGTPITNDVFAVATNPEIDIVIELIGGYTIARELVLLAIENGKHVVTANKALIAVHGNEIFARAQEKGVIVAFEAAVAGGIPVIKAIREGLSANRINWVAGIINGTGNFILTEMREKGRTFEDVLGEAQALGYAEADPTFDVEGIDAAHKLTILASIAFGIPLQFDKAYTEGITKLTTADVNYAEALGYRIKHLGVARSTASGIELRVHPTLIPADRLLANVNGVMNAVMVNGDAAGSTLFYGAGAGMEPTASSVVADLVDVVRAMTSDPENRVPHLAFQPDALSDHPILPIEACESAYYLRIQAKDHPGVLAQVASILSERGINIESIMQKEVEEHDGLVPMILLTHRVLEQHMNDAIAALEALQGVVGPVVRIRVEHLN, encoded by the coding sequence GCGTACGCCAAACCCTCAGTGCGACATTACCGGTACCCCCATTACCAACGATGTATTCGCTGTTGCGACCAACCCTGAAATCGACATCGTTATCGAGCTGATTGGTGGTTACACCATCGCCCGTGAACTCGTGCTCCTGGCCATCGAAAACGGCAAGCACGTGGTGACGGCCAACAAGGCGCTGATTGCCGTTCACGGCAATGAAATTTTTGCCCGGGCGCAAGAGAAGGGTGTGATCGTTGCTTTCGAAGCAGCAGTTGCTGGCGGTATTCCGGTGATCAAGGCCATCCGTGAAGGCCTGTCGGCCAACCGCATCAACTGGGTAGCGGGCATCATTAACGGCACGGGCAACTTTATCCTCACCGAGATGCGCGAGAAGGGCCGTACCTTTGAAGACGTTCTGGGTGAAGCGCAGGCACTGGGATACGCCGAAGCCGATCCGACGTTTGACGTGGAAGGCATCGATGCCGCGCACAAACTGACGATTCTGGCTTCAATTGCGTTCGGTATCCCGCTGCAATTCGACAAGGCCTACACCGAAGGCATCACCAAGCTGACCACGGCTGACGTTAATTACGCCGAGGCGCTGGGCTATCGGATCAAGCACCTGGGGGTAGCGCGCAGCACTGCCAGCGGTATCGAACTGCGGGTTCACCCGACCCTGATCCCGGCCGACCGTTTGCTTGCCAATGTCAATGGCGTGATGAACGCGGTCATGGTCAATGGCGACGCCGCAGGTTCAACCCTGTTCTACGGTGCAGGCGCCGGCATGGAGCCAACGGCTTCGTCGGTGGTGGCAGACCTGGTGGACGTGGTGCGTGCAATGACCTCCGATCCCGAGAATCGCGTACCGCACCTGGCCTTCCAGCCTGACGCGCTGTCCGATCACCCGATTCTGCCAATCGAAGCCTGTGAAAGCGCTTATTACTTGCGCATCCAGGCCAAGGACCATCCGGGCGTATTGGCCCAGGTGGCCAGCATCTTGTCGGAACGCGGGATCAACATCGAATCGATCATGCAGAAAGAAGTCGAAGAGCATGACGGTCTGGTACCGATGATTCTGCTGACCCACCGTGTGCTCGAGCAGCACATGAACGACGCCATCGCGGCGCTTGAAGCGCTGCAGGGCGTAGTGGGCCCGGTGGTTCGCATCCGCGTTGAGCATCTTAATTAA